The following proteins are co-located in the Amblyraja radiata isolate CabotCenter1 chromosome 8, sAmbRad1.1.pri, whole genome shotgun sequence genome:
- the LOC116975808 gene encoding chitin synthase chs-2-like produces MENMDSDFYESKKRRRNSFRKTWDPFMLKTINNEEEVTGKSIQFLQYIICFLFGVAVLGFAFLSKSSLLLLVSISSANSPFENKPFTHLILACALVVPNVLAFTKALWKTSFRSSSSPPKGVLAMVCFIEAIIALATSVLVLVCLPQFDVITNLCILNGVCLFPSFLQIMYELKNLGIALLFPLIGFGLTFLGLLLFVLVHNSLQQSETPQFLQMYVAIAIVSLTLLSLNWWENFTSYFKVGFLQNIRESLRGNRNLTYVCSSAVRILVTFGVVAAWIPIKKYDWKDLKTVSQFELNIILGLFGVQACSSVLCHWFGVLVCKMHAVRRSFMLPSILAFPVVFIAILIVLYDSSNKYSEGPTSNLTLFCNDLITVQEIDPVRILLLEIPQSLCRAQGFLNTSRVGLALLGTSAICFWLGLFFSTYYVWGQPLQRIERTSHLFVRWLYEAAFMEQSMLLNIRVQKKQIEEIKRKSDHVMIYLCATMWHETVDEMEKILNSIFRLDKYKPYTLKSHKDNFDFETHIYFDDAFTFVGPDENTQQRVVNEYVMSLVSTMEDIYRIFSREKCTSKDELEDDDIMRQTIMETPYGGRICYTLPYGNTIHVHLKDKQKIRHKKRWSQIMYMYYLLGWKLSRKYTTLSGCFEDEVSNENTLRNEKENTYILALDGDTDFQPSALILLVDRLRRYPHVGAACGRIHPTGVGPMVWYQKFEYAVGHWLQKTAEHVLGCVLCSPGCFSLFRAAALMDDNVMKKYTTTATEAQHFVQYDQGEDRWLCTLLLQQGWRVEYNAASDAYTNAPQEFKEFYNQRRRWVPSTLANTIDLLDSAAQTSKKNPSISKLYILYQIIGTAASILGPATVILMIAGSFTFVFQWNGNVALALGVIPPALYILICYKVKSDTQINIAAVLSIFYAFLMIATIMSIIGEMIREKTFITPTGVFFISMVVLFLSTALLHPQEFHLVLYGLLYIICIPSGYLLLPIYSMVNMNNVSWGTRESATPNKSTKKKPEQIKRYEKKWKCICWDVEFVIKEDKKEAIQQKDSANDEMEILEPKVVDNWIDNLKEKSLYIDLIEEKLDERENPFWTELIEVYLKPIDEDKARQQEIAKNLSTLRNKATFLFFIINILWLVSTFFLQLIGPDIHIKLPKILSNGSFSINENLTVEPIGFMFLISFAGLLAIQFITMLYHRINTLIHFIAYKGTEVKPLQNVGKYKKHEDLEV; encoded by the exons ATGGAAAATATGGACTCAGACTTTTATGAATCGAAAAAACGACGTCGGAACAG tttccgAAAAACATGGGATCCTTTTATGTTAAAAACAATCAACAATGAGGAAGAAGTTACGGGGAAATCTATTCAGTTTCTTCAGTATATAATCTGCTTTTTATTTGGTGTTGCTGTACTGGGGTTCGCTTTTCTCAGCAAG TCTAGTCTTCTTTTATTGGTCAGCATTTCAAGTGCTAATTCGCCCTTTGAAAACAAACCTTTTACTCATCTTATCTTGGCCTGTGCATTAGTGGTGCCGAATGTTTTAGCATTTACAAAAGCATTGTGGAAAACATCATTTAGATCATCCTCTAGTCCACCAAAAGGTGTTCTAGCCATG GTATGCTTCATCGAAGCAATCATCGCACTTGCCACTTCAGTTCTGGTGCTGGTCTGCTTGCCTCAGTTTGATGTCATTACAAATCTCTGCATTTTGAATGGTGTCTGTCTGTTTCCTTCATTTCTACAAATAATGTATGAGTTGAAAAATCTCGGGATTGCCTTGCTGTTCCCCCTCATTGGCTTCGGGTTGACTTTTCTAGGCCTCTTGCTTTTTGTTTtggtccacaattccctgcagcAATCAGAAACCCCCCAATTCCTTCAGATGTACGTAGCCATAGCAATAGTTTCCTTAACACTATTATCTCTCAATTGGTGGGAAAACTTTACATCCTACTTTAAAGTTGGATTCCTGCAAAATATAAGGGAAAGCCTGCGTGGCAATAGAAATCTTACGTACGTTTGTAGTAGTGCAGTTAGAATTCTCGTCACCTTTGGTGTAGTCGCGGCATGGATTCCAATTAAGAAATATGACTGGAAAGATTTGAAAACAGTCTCTCAATTTGAACTAAATATTATTTTGGGTCTCTTTGGAGTGCAGGCATGTTCTTCTGTACTTTGCCACTGGTTTGGGGTCCTGGTGTGCAAAATGCATGCAGTCAGACGAAGTTTCATGCTGCCATCCATATTAGCCTTCCCTGTGGTATTCATTGCCATTTTGATAGTGCTTTATGATAGTTCCAACAAGTACAGTGAAGGGCCCACCTCCAACCTCACCCTCTTCTGCAATGATTTAATAACTGTCCAAGAAATCGATCCTGTACGAATCCTCCTTTTAGAAATCCCTCAGAGCCTTTGCAGAGCACAGGGATTCTTAAATACCAGCAGAGTTGGTTTGGCACTTCTTGGCACTTCAGCAATATGCTTTTGGCTTGGGCTATTTTTCTCAACTTACTATGTGTGGGGCCAGCCCCTTCAAAGGATTGAAAGGACATCCCATCTCTTTGTTCGATGGCTATATGAAGCTGCCTTCATGGAACAATCAATGCTGCTCAACATACGTGTCCAGAAAAAGCAAATTGAGGAAATCAAAAG gaaATCAGACCATGTGATGATATATCTGTGCGCAACAATGTGGCACGAGACAGTGGATGAAATGGAAAAGATTCTCAATTCAATATTCAG GCTGGATAAATACAAACCATATACTTTAAAATCACACAAAGACAATTTTGACTTTGAAACACATATTTACTTTGATGATGCATTTACTTTTGTGGGACCCGATGAAAATACgcagcagagagttgtgaatgaatATGTGATGAGCCTTGTTTCGACAATGGAGGACATTTACAG GATATTTTCACGGGAAAAATGCACTTCTAAGGATGAACTGGAAGATGATGACATTATGAGGCAAACCATAATGGAGACACCTTACGGTGGAAGAATCTGCTACACACTCCCATACGGAAACACCATTCATGTTCATTTGAAAGACAAACAGAAAATCCGGCACAAGAAGAGATggtctcag ATCATGTACATGTATTATCTGCTGGGATGGAAGTTAAGTAGGAAGTACACTACCCTGTCAGGATGTTTTGAAGATGAAGTATCGAATGAAAATACCTTAAGG aaCGAGAAGGAAAACACCTATATTCTGGCATTGGACGGTGACACTGACTTCCAGCCCTCCGCGTTGATCTTACTGGTGGACAGGCTGAGAAGATATCCCCACGTAGGGGCTGCGTGTGGGAGAATACATCCTACAGGAGTTG GTCCGATGGTGTGGTACCAGAAGTTTGAGTATGCTGTTGGCCACTGGCTCCAGAAGACAGCTGAACACGTGCTGGGCTGCGTGCTGTGCAGTCCAGGTTGTTTCAGCTTGTTCAGGGCGGCGGCCCTGATGGACGACAATGTTATGAAAAAATACACCACAACCGCAACTGAAGCACAACACTTTGTCCAATACGATCAAG GGGAAGACCGTTGGCTCTGCACATTACTGTTGCAACAGGGGTGGCGAGTGGAGTACAACGCAGCCTCAGATGCCTACACCAATGCACCGCAAGAATTCAAGGAATTCTACAACCAACGACGTCGCTGGGTACCATCCACTTTGGCAAACACAATCGACCTTCTGGACAGTGCAGCGCAAACATCAAAGAAAAACCCTTCAATTTCCAAACTCTACATTCTGTACCAGATTATTGGAACAGCCGCCTCAATCCTGGGTCCTGCCACTGTGATTTTGATGATAGCAG GATCATTTACCTTTGTGTTTCAATGGAATGGAAATGTTGCCCTGGCGCTAGGAGTCATTCCTCCCGCCCTCTATATACTCATTTGTTACAAAGTCAAATCGGACACACAGATCAATATTGCTGCCGTTCTGAGCATCTTTTATGCTTTCCTAATGATTGCAACGATAATGTCCATCATCG GTGAAATGATCAGGGAAAAAACCTTTATTACTCCAACGGGAGTGTTCTTCATATCCATGGTGGTCCTCTTCCTCTCAACAGCATTGCTGCATCCCCAGGAATTCCACCTTGTTCTATACGGATTGTTGTACATCATTTGCATTCCGAGCGGATACTTGCTCTTGCCCATTTATTCTATGgtgaacatgaataacgtttcatGGGGCACTCGTGAAAGTGCCACTCCAAATAAATCTACCAAGAAGAAACCTGAGCAGATTAAGCGATATGAAAAGAAATGGAAATGCATTTGTTGGGATGTTGAATTTGTAATCAAAGAGGATAAAAAGGAAGCAATTCAACAAAAAGACAG TGCAAATGATGAAATGGAAATATTGGAACCCAAAGTTGTAGACA ACTGGATTGACAATTTAAAAGAAAAGTCTCTCTATATTGACCTCATTGAAGAAAAACTTGATGAA AGGGAAAACCCAttctggactgagttaattgaggTGTATCTTAAACCAATTGATGAAGATAAAGCAAGACAGCAAGAGATTGCGAAAAATCTGAGCACTCTGAGAAACAAG GCCACTTTCCTGTTCTTCATTATAAATATCCTGTGGCTCGTTTCAACATTCTTCCTGCAACTCATCGGTCCTGACATACACATCAAGCTACCCAAAATCCTCTCAAATGGTTCTTTCTCAATAAATGAAAATCTAACCGTCGAACCCATCGGTTTCATGTTCTTGATATCCTTTGCTGGATTGTTGGCAATTCAATTCATCACCATGTTATACCACAG GATTAATACCCTCATCCATTTCATTGCATACAAAGGAACTGAAGTGAAACCTCTGCAGAATGTTGGAAAGTATAAAAAA CATGAAGATCTTGAGGTTTGA